From the Pectobacterium carotovorum genome, one window contains:
- a CDS encoding peroxiredoxin C, whose product MVLVTRQAPDFTAAAVLGSGEIVENFNLKKHINGKAAVIFFWPMDFTFVCPSELIAFDHRYAEFKKRGVEVVGVSFDSEFVHNAWRKTPVDKGGIGEVQYAMVADIKREIQKAYGIEHPEAGVALRGSFLIDKNGVVRHQVVNDLPLGRNIDEMLRTVDALQFHEEHGEVCPAQWEKGKSGMGASPDGVAKYLSENADKL is encoded by the coding sequence ATGGTCCTGGTAACTCGTCAAGCCCCAGACTTCACCGCAGCTGCCGTTTTAGGCAGTGGCGAAATCGTCGAAAATTTCAACCTGAAGAAGCACATCAACGGTAAAGCTGCCGTGATCTTCTTCTGGCCGATGGACTTCACCTTCGTTTGTCCGTCAGAGCTGATTGCTTTCGATCACCGCTATGCCGAGTTCAAGAAACGCGGTGTAGAAGTGGTTGGTGTTTCCTTCGACTCCGAGTTTGTTCACAACGCATGGCGTAAAACCCCTGTGGACAAAGGCGGCATCGGCGAAGTGCAATACGCGATGGTTGCTGACATCAAGCGCGAAATCCAGAAGGCCTACGGCATTGAGCACCCAGAAGCTGGTGTTGCACTACGTGGTTCTTTCCTGATCGACAAAAACGGCGTAGTTCGTCACCAGGTAGTGAACGATCTGCCGCTGGGTCGTAACATCGATGAAATGCTGCGTACCGTTGACGCCCTGCAATTCCACGAAGAGCACGGCGAAGTGTGTCCGGCGCAATGGGAAAAAGGTAAATCCGGTATGGGCGCGTCACCAGACGGCGTAGCGAAATACCTGTCTGAGAACGCAGACAAGCTGTAA